Genomic segment of Patescibacteria group bacterium:
GGTAATTGTTTTTATTGTTTTTTGGATTCTTATTGTTTTTGGGTTTTTGGGGTTATGGGTTTTATCTAAATTTAGCAAAAAACTTGAAAAATTTTACAGCGCTACCGTTTACTACAAAAGCAACAAAAAAGCGCTTTTAAAGGCGCTTTTTTATTCGCTTTTTGTTCAAACGGGTTCTGTTTTTTCCCATTTCTTTACCGCGCTTTCTTTAGGTATTAAATTGCCACTTGTGTTTGCGTTTTTTGCTTTTCCTGTTATAGGGTTTATAAGTTTTTTGCCTATTTCTATTAGCGGGTTGGGGGTGCAAGATAATATATATGTTTTTGTTTTGGGAAAAGTGGGGATTTCGGCCTCGTTAGCTGGTAGCGCTTCGGTTTTGTATCATATTTTAAGAATGTTTAACAGTTTAATTGGCTGGGCGTTGTTGTCTTTTGATAAAAAGTTTAAAGATAGTTTAAGTTTGGATTTTAAAAATTGATTAAAGGAGACTCCTTTGAAAAGGAGTCTCCTTTGTTAGGATTTTGTTTTGGAGTCTTTTTGGGCTCTGACTCCTATGAACTAAAGGATTATCCTTTGTTAAAATTGAGGCGATTATTAAAATGAAGAAAATAGATAAAAATACAATCCTTATATCCCTTTTGTTCTTGGCAACCCGTTTGCCTATTTTGGGAAAAGATATAATAAATGTTGACGCCCCCGCTTGGAATTATCGCGCTACCCAATTTTACGCTTACTTAAAGAATTTTAATTTTGCAGAGACTTATCGTATTTATCACCCTGGAGTTACCTTGATGTGGATTTCCGGTTTTGGAATAGAAGTTTATAACCAAGTTTATAAATTATTTAACGGAATTAGAGCGCCGTATTATGAATATAATTTGTTTCCGCTCCTTCACTTTAGCCAAAAATTCCCTTTAGTTTTAGTTGATTTGGGGCTTTTGCTTTTATGCTACAAACTTTTAAAAAATCTGATTGAAAAAGAGGCATCTTTTTTTGTTATAACCCTTTTTATATTGGAACCGTTTGTGGTTGCTAATACGCGCGTTTTGCATTTAGACGGACTGATGCTTTTATTTATGTTGTCCTCTATCCTGTTTATTTTAAATTACTTAATGAATAAAAAACCGCTGTATTTTTTGGTATTATCCAGCGTTTTTGCCTCTTTTGCAATTCTTACAAAAGTCTCCGCTGTTTTTGTGGTTTTGTTTAATATCCTTTTGCTTTTTGTATTTAGGTTTCTGTCCGAAAAAAGCATAAAAGAATTTATCAAAAAGTTTTTTTCCGATGTGGGTGTTTTTGTTTTGGGAATTTCCGCCACAACATTAATAGTTTTTCCAGCTATGTGGGTTTCTCCGATAGAAACTGTTAGAAAAATTATAGTAGATGGTGTTATTGGCACGGGGCAAGGTGGGCAACCCCAAACTTTTCTAGGCAAAAAGGGAAACAATCCCGGAATGTTATTTTATATTCATACCTTGGCTTTTAGGTTAAGTCCCCTAACTTTAATAGGCATCCCCATTTCTTTTTTAATACTATTTAAAAAGTTGGCAAAAGCCCCTTTAAAGTTTGTTAAAGATAACAAAATCCTTTTAGTGTTTGTTCTTTTTGGAATTTTGTATTTTATTCAAATGGCGCTGTCTTCAAAAAAAATAGACCGTTACATTCTGCCTAGCCTTATGTCTGTATGCTTTTTTGTGGCGCTTGGTTTATACGGTCTTTTCAAAAAGCGGATAAGAATGGTAGTTGGAGTATTGACAATCCAATTGGTTTTATTGTCCTTACCTATTTTTCCAGATTATTTTAATTACGCTAATCCATTGTTGGGTGGATTAGCATCTTCCCTAAAAGTTTTTGGGTCTATGGACTGGGGAGCAGGGTATTATAAAGTTGCGGATTTCTTAAATACCTATCCCCGCACAACCGAAAACTCATATCTTGCTGCTTTTAATGACGAATCCATCAAACCGTATTTTAGAGGCAGGGTGGAGCAGATTGACGGAGCGGATTTTTCTAAAATGCAGTATATAATTTTGCCTCCTTCAGACGACTATCGTATAGAGATAGACCAAATACCAAGCATTAAACTTATAAAAACTATTAAATATGGCGCGGTTAATTATTGGTACATTTATGAAAATGAAAGTTTTAGCCAATATTAAAAACATTTTAATACTATTGTCCGTTTCTTTGGTGTACCTTATTCCCAGGGTAGTGGGGCTGGGGTTTGATGTTATTAATATTGATTATCCGCTGTGGGATAATCGGGCAACCAACTTTTTTATTTATTTAAAGACCTTTAACTTTGTAGAAACTTACAGAACCAGTCATCCCGGTGTAACTTTAATGTGGCTTGGAGGAGGCGCTATAGAAGTTTTTTCCCGCGTGTACACGCAATTTTTCCACATTGCACCTGTTATTAACGAATATAGTATTTTCCCTTGGCGGAGCCTTTTTATAAAACTAACGCTTGTTTTTGCGATACTTTTTTTGTATTTGCTGGCAGTTTTTTTAATAACCAAAATTTTTAATAAAAAAGTAGCGTTGTTATTTTTTGTTTTAGTGTCCCTTGAACCTTGTATTATAGCCCACGACAGAATTTTCCATCTTGAAGGACTCTTAACGGCGTTAATTTTTGTATCGTGCCTTTTTTCCATATATTTCTGGAAAAATTTAGAATTTAGATATCTTTTATTTAGCGCAATTTTCTCCGCGCTTTCCTTTTTAACAAAAGTAACGGGGATTTTTTCGTTTTCATTTTTCTTTCTTACTTCTCTTATTATGTCCTCGCCAAGGGATAAGAAATTCTTTATCCGCGGGGCTATATTTTCGTTTTCATTTTTGTTATTTGTGGTGATATTTTTTCCCGCTATGTGGGTTAGTCCGATAGATACTCTTTCAAAGATGCTTTATGGCGCGTTGTCTATGTCCGAAACAGGGCATAGCCAATACTTTTTGGGTAGCTGGACAGATAATCCCGGAATTTTGTTTTACCCGATAGTCTTTTTGTTCAAATCCTCTCCCATTTTAATTATATGGCTTTTAGTTTTTGTTATCGTATCCTTGTGGAAGAGAGGGGTGTTAAAAAGGACGGATAAGTTTTTAAGTTTAAAATTAAAAGAGACAATCTTGCTTTTATTTTTTATTCTATTTTATTTAGCGGAAGTTTCTTTATTCTCAAAAAAAGTTCTGCGATATATTTTGCCTATTTACCCGCCTTTGCTTCTTCTTATGTCTTTGAGTCTTATCTCCGTTTATAAAAAACTCAAAAACCGAGCCAAAAAATACGCAATTGCGCTTTTTTCTTTAGGGATTTTTATATCTTTTGTCCTTTTATACAAAACATACCCCAACTTTTTGGCTTACACTAATCCCATTTTGGGGGGAATGAAAACGGCGGATTATTTTGTAGGGAACAAACATTTTGGGTTTGGTCTAAAAGCGGTTGCGGAATATATGAATAAAAAGCCGTATATTGAGGGGATTAAATTAATTTTTGACGGCGACGGAACTATTGGACCATTTTATTTAGGTATGGCAAGAAATGCCACTTATATATACCGGGACCATATTTCAACGGCGGATTATTTTCTTTTGCCTTACTACCTTTTGGATACGGATCCTATGTATTTAGAATACAAAAAAGACTTTGTTCTTGAAAAAGTTTTTAATGTAA
This window contains:
- a CDS encoding flippase-like domain-containing protein, which gives rise to VIVFIVFWILIVFGFLGLWVLSKFSKKLEKFYSATVYYKSNKKALLKALFYSLFVQTGSVFSHFFTALSLGIKLPLVFAFFAFPVIGFISFLPISISGLGVQDNIYVFVLGKVGISASLAGSASVLYHILRMFNSLIGWALLSFDKKFKDSLSLDFKN
- a CDS encoding glycosyltransferase family 39 protein — its product is MKKIDKNTILISLLFLATRLPILGKDIINVDAPAWNYRATQFYAYLKNFNFAETYRIYHPGVTLMWISGFGIEVYNQVYKLFNGIRAPYYEYNLFPLLHFSQKFPLVLVDLGLLLLCYKLLKNLIEKEASFFVITLFILEPFVVANTRVLHLDGLMLLFMLSSILFILNYLMNKKPLYFLVLSSVFASFAILTKVSAVFVVLFNILLLFVFRFLSEKSIKEFIKKFFSDVGVFVLGISATTLIVFPAMWVSPIETVRKIIVDGVIGTGQGGQPQTFLGKKGNNPGMLFYIHTLAFRLSPLTLIGIPISFLILFKKLAKAPLKFVKDNKILLVFVLFGILYFIQMALSSKKIDRYILPSLMSVCFFVALGLYGLFKKRIRMVVGVLTIQLVLLSLPIFPDYFNYANPLLGGLASSLKVFGSMDWGAGYYKVADFLNTYPRTTENSYLAAFNDESIKPYFRGRVEQIDGADFSKMQYIILPPSDDYRIEIDQIPSIKLIKTIKYGAVNYWYIYENESFSQY
- a CDS encoding glycosyltransferase family 39 protein — encoded protein: MARLIIGTFMKMKVLANIKNILILLSVSLVYLIPRVVGLGFDVINIDYPLWDNRATNFFIYLKTFNFVETYRTSHPGVTLMWLGGGAIEVFSRVYTQFFHIAPVINEYSIFPWRSLFIKLTLVFAILFLYLLAVFLITKIFNKKVALLFFVLVSLEPCIIAHDRIFHLEGLLTALIFVSCLFSIYFWKNLEFRYLLFSAIFSALSFLTKVTGIFSFSFFFLTSLIMSSPRDKKFFIRGAIFSFSFLLFVVIFFPAMWVSPIDTLSKMLYGALSMSETGHSQYFLGSWTDNPGILFYPIVFLFKSSPILIIWLLVFVIVSLWKRGVLKRTDKFLSLKLKETILLLFFILFYLAEVSLFSKKVLRYILPIYPPLLLLMSLSLISVYKKLKNRAKKYAIALFSLGIFISFVLLYKTYPNFLAYTNPILGGMKTADYFVGNKHFGFGLKAVAEYMNKKPYIEGIKLIFDGDGTIGPFYLGMARNATYIYRDHISTADYFLLPYYLLDTDPMYLEYKKDFVLEKVFNVNGYPYWYLFRNVRIN